Below is a genomic region from Granulicella sibirica.
CATCCTCTGCTCGACGCTCGACAAGATCGCAACCGAGATCCGCCATCTTCAGAGGACGGAGGTTCGTGAGGCGGAGGAGTTCTTCTCCGAGAAGCAGAAGGGCTCGAGCGCGATGCCGCACAAGCGCAATCCAATCGCCAGCGAGCAGATCTCGGGCCTCGCCCGCGTCGTCCGCGCCAATGCGCAGACGGCCTACGAGAACATCGCCCTCTGGCATGAGCGCGACATCTCCCACTCCTCCGCCGAGCGCGTGATCGTGCCCGATTCGACGATCCTCGCCGACTATCTCCTCGCGAAGACCGCGAACCTGATCGACAGGCTGCTCGTCTACCCGGCGCGCATGATGAAGAACCTCGAATCCACCGGCGGCCTCATCTTCTCCGGTCAGCTTCTGCTCGACCTGGCCGAGTCCGGGATGCTTCGCGAAGACGCCTACCGTCTCGTGCAGGGGCACGCCATGCGGGCATGGAAAGAGGACCTCGTCTTCCGGGATGAAGTGGCCCAGGATCCTGCGATTACTGAACGGCTCAGCCCCGAGAAGCTCGCGCATGCCTTCGACTACCGGCGGCAGTTAGCGAACGTGGATGCCATCTTCGAGCGTGTGCGGAAGAGCGCGGAGAGCGCCTAGAAGCGATTCCTAACTCGAAGGCGCGGTGGCCTGGGGCTCCAGGTCACCCGTCTCTTCATCGCCTGTCCCGCGCTGCAACACGACGAAGTCTCTCTCGATCCGTCTTCTGAAATCCTGATCAAGGCCCTGAAGACCCACCAGATCCACCTTGAAGTGAACCGGCGACTCGTCGAGCGAGTCAAGCACGCGACCTTTGTCAGCCCATGACAGCTCCCCGGCAACTGCCAGGTCTAGATCCGAATACTTCTTGAGGTGGCGTCCCGTCGCGCGCGATCCAAAGGCCCAGACGCATCTCCCCGGAAGATATCTGGCCAATGTCTCGGCCACGATCTGCCACTCCGCCTCGGAGATATCAAGCCGGGTTGCCATGTTCGTTAGCGGCATCACTCGCCACTCCGTGCCACAAGCTGTTCCTAACGGTAACTGGCCTCCTCCAGAAAACGAGGAACCTTGCCCATGATCATCTCGGCTACGGGCTCGCTATAGACATGCGCAAGCTGATTCCGGGCATCGCGAAATTCGCTCCACATCGCCCAGTCCGCCCGAAGCACACCACGCTCGTTCGCCGTTG
It encodes:
- a CDS encoding nucleotidyltransferase family protein; its protein translation is MPLTNMATRLDISEAEWQIVAETLARYLPGRCVWAFGSRATGRHLKKYSDLDLAVAGELSWADKGRVLDSLDESPVHFKVDLVGLQGLDQDFRRRIERDFVVLQRGTGDEETGDLEPQATAPSS